The Cryomorphaceae bacterium genome contains a region encoding:
- a CDS encoding YjgP/YjgQ family permease, whose translation MCRFTGSALLKKLYKLVIGAFIGPFVVTFAVVLFIFVMQFVWKWVDDFMGKGLDFLIIMELLMYAAANLVNICLPLAILLASIMTFGNMAEHFELVALKSAGISLHRIMFPLTVLVIMLTGGAFYFANNISPIATLKFKSLLYDITQAKPSIELRDGIFYNGLEGYSIRVGRNEQATGDLHDMLIYDHTKKQTGNKTVIRAKRGRMTQTDDKRFLILTLYDGYSYDESSADAKTAQRHPLVSNKFEKDILRIDMSGFFMTRSDEDQWKNHMQMLTMGQLNVAIDSLRGMYRDREQEYQRYLNRTILLRKDTLATGKLEQSTPATFFKEQPYSAKRRTVNLALSSAQNTKNYLASTTQEFKNRKVYIDRHHNEWHRKLMLPFACLVFYFIGAPLGAIVKKGGIGLPVVISVLFFLLFHVSSITGEKMSKTGVIEPIYGMWLSTFILLPISIFLTIKATKDAALFDPGGWDRLAEKLKIKKKRSQ comes from the coding sequence ATTTGCCGTTTCACAGGTAGCGCACTCTTGAAAAAGCTTTACAAGTTGGTTATCGGGGCTTTTATTGGGCCTTTTGTCGTGACTTTCGCGGTGGTACTGTTCATCTTTGTGATGCAGTTCGTCTGGAAGTGGGTGGATGATTTCATGGGCAAAGGTCTGGACTTCCTCATCATCATGGAGTTGCTCATGTACGCTGCGGCCAACCTCGTGAATATTTGCCTGCCCCTGGCCATTCTGCTGGCTTCCATCATGACTTTCGGGAACATGGCAGAGCACTTTGAGCTGGTTGCGCTGAAATCTGCCGGAATATCTCTTCACCGCATTATGTTTCCGCTCACGGTGCTGGTTATCATGCTTACAGGAGGAGCCTTCTATTTTGCCAACAATATCTCGCCCATTGCCACACTCAAATTCAAAAGTTTGCTGTACGATATCACCCAGGCGAAACCAAGTATTGAACTTCGCGACGGCATCTTTTACAACGGGCTGGAAGGTTACAGCATCCGCGTAGGTCGCAACGAGCAGGCAACCGGCGATCTGCACGACATGCTCATCTACGACCACACCAAAAAGCAAACCGGCAACAAAACCGTGATACGCGCCAAACGGGGCCGCATGACCCAAACCGACGACAAGCGTTTTCTCATTCTTACGCTTTACGACGGTTACAGCTACGACGAGTCATCGGCCGATGCCAAAACTGCACAGCGGCATCCGTTGGTGAGCAACAAGTTTGAAAAAGACATTTTGCGTATTGATATGTCGGGGTTTTTCATGACACGCTCCGACGAAGACCAATGGAAAAACCACATGCAGATGCTCACTATGGGCCAGCTCAATGTGGCCATTGACAGCCTCAGGGGTATGTATCGCGACCGCGAACAGGAATATCAACGCTACCTGAACCGCACTATTCTGCTGCGCAAAGACACGCTTGCTACCGGTAAGCTGGAGCAATCCACACCAGCCACCTTTTTTAAGGAGCAGCCCTACAGCGCAAAAAGACGCACTGTGAATCTGGCGCTGAGCTCCGCCCAAAACACCAAAAACTATCTTGCCAGTACCACGCAGGAATTCAAAAACCGCAAGGTGTATATTGACCGTCACCACAATGAGTGGCACCGAAAGTTAATGCTTCCCTTTGCCTGCCTCGTGTTTTACTTTATCGGCGCACCGCTCGGAGCCATTGTAAAGAAAGGCGGAATCGGTTTGCCCGTGGTTATTTCGGTGCTTTTCTTCCTGCTATTCCACGTTTCGTCTATCACAGGCGAAAAAATGTCGAAAACAGGGGTAATTGAACCCATTTACGGCATGTGGTTGAGTACTTTTATACTTTTGCCAATCAGCATTTTTCTCACCATCAAAGCTACGAAAGATGCCGCGCTGTTTGATCCCGGCGGATGGGATCGTCTTGCTGAGAAGTTGAAAATCAAAAAGAAACGTTCGCAATGA
- a CDS encoding glycosyltransferase, with protein MNILQLCHKPPVPPKDGGCIAMNNITCGLIAAGHRVKVLTIHTHKHPFEPHNISEQYQTDTEIESVFVDTRINLVDAFSNLVTSDSYNISRFFSADYDMRLQEILQKNPYDVVLLESLFMTPYIDTIRRNTKAGVYLRSHNLEYIIWERVAHGSRNPAKKSYIRLLAKQLKKYELKIFKEVSGIVAISSNDEAKYRQLGFKGPITTVPFGVNSAQFKPVYESNVPTDLFHLGAMDWMPNQEGVQWFLDEVWPIVHPQHPQLKLHLAGRQMPDELRELKLPQVEMVGEVSDAYAFMQQHGVMVVPLLSAGGIRVKIIEGMALGKVIISTSVGAEGIDCTHGKDILIANTPEEFANVLNGLMANPGRMAEIGRNARKLVEESFDNTVLTRKLIRFFEENLVEA; from the coding sequence ATGAACATTCTGCAACTGTGCCATAAACCGCCGGTTCCACCTAAAGACGGTGGCTGCATTGCCATGAACAACATTACCTGCGGGCTTATTGCCGCCGGTCACCGCGTTAAGGTACTTACCATCCATACACACAAGCATCCTTTTGAACCCCACAACATCAGCGAGCAATACCAGACCGATACAGAAATTGAGTCGGTATTTGTGGATACGCGCATCAACCTGGTAGACGCTTTTTCCAATCTCGTTACCTCCGACTCCTACAACATAAGTCGATTTTTCTCGGCCGATTACGACATGCGCCTTCAGGAAATTCTGCAGAAAAACCCCTATGATGTGGTGCTTCTGGAAAGCCTGTTTATGACGCCTTACATCGATACCATCCGACGCAATACAAAGGCAGGTGTTTATTTGCGCTCACACAATCTGGAGTACATCATTTGGGAACGCGTTGCACACGGCTCGCGCAATCCGGCCAAAAAGTCGTACATCCGTCTGTTGGCCAAACAACTCAAAAAGTACGAACTCAAGATTTTTAAAGAGGTAAGCGGCATCGTTGCCATTTCCTCCAACGACGAAGCAAAATACCGTCAACTTGGCTTTAAAGGCCCTATTACCACCGTGCCTTTTGGCGTGAACTCCGCGCAGTTTAAACCTGTGTACGAATCGAATGTGCCCACAGACCTCTTTCACCTCGGCGCCATGGACTGGATGCCCAACCAGGAAGGGGTTCAGTGGTTTTTAGACGAGGTCTGGCCCATCGTGCACCCACAACATCCCCAACTGAAACTACACCTTGCCGGCCGCCAAATGCCCGATGAACTGAGAGAACTGAAACTACCGCAAGTTGAAATGGTCGGTGAGGTATCCGATGCCTATGCCTTTATGCAACAGCACGGCGTAATGGTGGTACCGCTATTGTCGGCAGGTGGAATTCGCGTAAAAATCATCGAAGGCATGGCCCTCGGAAAGGTGATCATCTCTACCTCGGTTGGCGCGGAAGGCATAGACTGCACCCACGGTAAAGACATTCTCATTGCCAACACGCCCGAAGAATTTGCCAACGTTCTGAACGGGTTAATGGCGAATCCCGGCAGGATGGCAGAAATTGGTCGCAACGCCCGAAAGTTGGTGGAAGAATCTTTCGACAACACCGTGCTGACCCGCAAACTCATACGGTTTTTTGAGGAAAACCTCGTAGAAGCATGA